The following nucleotide sequence is from Bacteroidetes Order II. bacterium.
AAATTCTTGTGTATTCAAACTCTGTCATTGTGAAGTCAAGAGTGTTCCCTGTTGTCAAATAGTCCGCTGCACTTACTGCTGCTAATTCCAAAAACTTGTTGTCGCTTGTGTCTGTCAAAACTTCAATTTTTCTGTCTGTTTGGTAGAAAGTAGCAATTTCTTGCAGTCTATTCAACACAACTTCGGCTTTGGTTTTGAAATTAGCGAATTTTGAGAACTTCTCTCTGTTCAACACTTCTACATACTCAGATAATACTTCTTCCGAAAGACAAATCTCTACTTTTTCAGTTAGTACCAATTCGTACAAAATCTTGCTCGGAATAGAACTTGAAATGAGTGCAGAAACGATAACATTTGTATCAAGAATGAGTTTTTGCATCTCTTACGGCTTTGATTTCAGCGTTGATTTCGTCCATTGTCATTTTGGAAAGTCCAACCTTCTCGGCTATTTCATTGCATTCCAACAATGCTTTGCGTGCATATTCACGACTAATCACTTCTACCAAATCGGTAAATTTGATTTCGCCACTTCCCAAGTTGTACTTTTTGAAGTCGGTTTCGCTTACTTTTATCTGGACTGTCCGCATATCCTTATTTGTTTGAGTTTCGGTTTTCTACAATTTCAGCCAACGGTCTAGTATAAGCGTAGTGCGGGATTTCGGAGCAATTCCCTGTCCGCCTGCCGCAAAGTTTCTTAGGAGCAAAAAGCTTAATTTTAGCTGTTCAGCCCGCATTACGCTTATACAATGTTGGGGCATCGTGCTTTTATTCTTCATTCTGATGTTTCTCAAAGTAAAGTTCTGGTAATAAAATTTTCACCTCGTGTTCTGCTCCTTCTTTCAACCAGTAAACGATGAAGTTTACTTTCACACTTTTCAGTATATAATTCTTCTCTTTTAAGCTCTCAATTTGTCTCAAAAAGTGCTGTGAAAACTTCAAAACTGATTGTCCGTGCGAGTTCAAACATTCATCACCGTTCAAAGTCAATACATCCCCACTCATGAGTTGAGAAATTAAATGTTGCCTATTTACGAAGTAGTCAAGCCAAACATCTTTGTAGGTTAAATGCATTGCCAACTCTTTTGGTGATAGGTAAATTTCAATATCCTCAATTCGTTCTAAATTTTCTGCGGAAAGATTGTCAAGAAAGTTTGAGTTAAGATGCACTGTTAAGTTTTGTTTTGCTCTTGTCATGGCAACATACAACTGTCTCTTGGCCTCGTCCGTTGCAGGATTAAAATTTTCAAGCATCAGGAAAACATTGTCAAACTCTTTACCCTTTGCTTTATGAATGGTTGAAACGAAAATTGTTTCACCATTCTCATTGAAAAAATCTTCAAGTTTGGATTCGCGAATAAAGACTTCCAAATCAGATTTGTATTTCTTCTTTGGATTGGTCGCTTCAAAATCCTTAATGATGTTCGTACATACTTCCAACTTTGTGCTGTTGCGAAACTTATTTATCAATTCTCGTTTAGCATTTGCCCAAACATCATCACTGATTATGAAAACATCGCCAGCCAAATTCAGTTGACTAAAAAAGAATCTGACTTCCGAAAGATTATACAAACTGAAACCATCATTTGTCTGAATCAACCTCGCTTGCATTTCGTTTTTCAAAAGCAGCCCTGTGATTTGAAGTGCTTCTTCATTTGTCTTAGTTAGCACACATATAGTTCCAGTAAGCCCGGTTGTGAGAATGTCATGAACAAGCGGTGTAATGAGATTGCCACTTTGATAACGAACCAATTTTATTCTTCCGTTGTCGGTTTGTTTGGCAATAATTGGAATATCTTTTAAACGATGATGGATTTTTGTTACATACTGATTTGTGAATTCTACAAGATTGCTTTTGCTTCTGTAGTTCTCAACTAACTCATGCTTGGCTGCGCTGTTCACCTGAATAAACTGTTCAAGATATTTTGAACTTGCTCCTCTAAACTCATAAATATTCTGGTCGTCATCACCAACTGCAATTACTCGCATTTCTTCGTTCTGTTCCATCAAGGCATTTATTAAGTTGAACTCATCTTCATCCATGTCCTGTGCTTCATCAATCACCAAAACGGTTTTTGTAATTCGACTTGGCTCAACTTCTCTACTCTTGATTTTATCAATCGTTTTTTTCAAAATTGCATCTGACTTTTCCAAGCTGCCAACCTTTCCCAATAAGTCAAAGCAATAGGAATGAAAGGTTTTTATTTCGATATAATTTGCTGCATTGCCAATTAGTTTAAGCAAACGCTTTTTGAATTCTGTTGCTGCCGCTCTTGAAAAAGTCACCATAAGCAACTGCTCATGTTTTACATCTTCCATCAAAAGCAATGAAGCAAGTTTGTGAACCAACACTCTTGTCTTTCCGCTTCCAGGACCAGCAGCTACAACAATGTGTTTTGTTTCATTATCATTTATGATTTTCAATTGCGTTGGCGAAAGTTCTCCGAAAAGCTGTCTGAACTTGGCTGGTGTTAAGTTGCGTTTGATTTCATTCTGACGGCTACCTTTGAAATATTTATTGAGAAACGATTGATAGTTGAGTTGAAAATAATCTTCTACAAATTGTAAAGCATCTTTGTAGTCGCTTATCATTTTCTTGGCATACTCACCAACAATATGAATTTGCTGAACCTTGTTTTCGTAAAACTGATTCAGCTTTTGATAATCTTCAGCTTTATAGCGTTTTTTGTTGTCCTGCTCAACTCGTTCAATAGTAAGTCGGTTATAAACAACAAGAAACCCACCTTCAATTTTGATTGCTTCAATCCTTGAAAGATAAAAGAGGGTATCCTCAATATCATCGATACCAATTTCAAGCTTGAAAAGACTTTGGTGGTTTTCATAAGCTGCTTTTAATTCATGAACTGAAAACTCAACTAATACTTCTTCTTTTTCAACTTCATCTTCGTTTACATTCAAATTACTTTTCTCATGAAGAAATTCTATAATGAACTTTGCCAACTCGTGCCGCTTCTCTAATTTCTCTTTCAGCAAAGCCCTCGGATGAAGTGAAATAGCGGCAATATGGTTCTTTGAGTATTGAAGGTTTTGTCGCTTAATCCAATTCTTGATTGCCCAAAAATTGATGACAGTTTTAATCTTATTTGGAGATACATCATCACAACCTTTCTGTTCGGCTTCCTCATTCAATTCTTTGACGTGAAATGTTTTTTCCTGTTCCTCAAAAACCGATAAAAGAAAATTTTCAATTTTGCCGAATGATTCAACGATATTGAGAGAGCGATTTTTGTTTTCACCCTTCTTGATAAAGGCAGTCAAATCTTTTGCATCAGCCAGAATCTTTTCCTCACGAAGAAGATTGACAATGTTTATCACTTCTTCTTTCACAATTCCCAGATGATCGCTGATGTAATCAATTCTTGATTCAGCAGGATCTTCACTTGACTGCTTTCTGCTTTTGCTTGAAAAAAGTTTCTTGATGATGCGGATACCTTTTTCTTTCTGCTTTTCCTCAAACCTTTCCGAAGCGTTGATTTTGTCAATAGCTTCTTGTGCATTCTTTGAGAGGATACTGTTGGCGAAAATTCTAGGCATATTTTGCCCTCTCTTTAAATACCCAGCATCTTCTAAGGCTGCAATGGCTGTTGTTACTCTGGTTTCAATTTCAACCACATTATCGTCCCAGCCTGCTTTACGTGCAATTTCTAAAGCAGAGTTTGAAACTTTTAATCGGAATCTAGTAATGTCTTTTATCGCTTTCCAGATTTGCTGAATCTCTTTGATTGAAAGTTTCGTTTGATTCAATAGAATGAAATGTTTACTTAAGTCTTCTTCGTTAAACAATACGAAGCAATCAGCAACAATATTTTCATCTCTGCCGGCTCTTCCTGCTTCCTGAATGTAGTTCTCAAGTGAATCCGAAATTTCATAATGAATCACCATACCTACGTCTTTTTTATCAACTCCCATTCCGAAAGCAGAGGTTGCTACCATAATTTGGGTTTCACCGCTGATAAATGAATCTTGATTTTCGGACTTCTCTTGCTTGTCCATCTTTCCATGGTAGGGTTTGGCATTAAAACCATCCTTGGTTAATCGTTCAGCAAGCAGATAGGCCTTTCTGGTTCTTGAAACATAAATGATAGTCGGACAATTCTTTTCCTCAATCAAATCTCTTGCTGCCTGATATTTTTCTTCCTCGTCACCCTTTTCAAAAACTTTGTATTGAAGATTTGTCCTTGATGCCTTGGATGTATATAGCTCAAGGTCAAGAGAAAGCTTTTCTTTGAAGTACTCCCGAATATCTTCTATTACTTTCTGTTTTGCAGTCGCGGTAAAACACGAAACAGGAATTCCATCCTCAAGATTTTTCTTCTCCTGAAGTTGTTTAATGAAATCACCAATATATAGGTAGTCAACTCTAAAATCTTGACCCCATGATGAAAAACAGTGTGCCTCGTCAATAACAAAACGGACAATCTTTCTACCTAAAATCAATCGCTCAATTGTCTTTGAACGAAGCGATTCAGGTGAGATGTAAAGAATAGTTGCTGAACCATCTTCTACTCGTTCAAAAGATTTGGCTCTTTCAATCGGGTCAAGTAATCCATTTATGGTTACCGCTTCTGTAATCCCTATTTTTTCAAGATTGTCAACTTGATCTTTCATCAGCGATTGCAAGGGGGAAATCACAACCGTCAAGCCTTTGGCAGCTTCACCACTCATTAATGCAGGAACTTGAAAGGTAATTGACTTTCCGCCACCAGTCGGAAAAACCGCAAGCATTGATTTGTTGTCAACTGCTGCCTTAACTGCTTTTTCTTGGAGTGGCTCGCCTCCGTAAGTTCTAAACGAATCAAAACCAAAAAACCTTTTCAACCCTTTATGAATATCTAAGGCGTTGTTGCAATACTCACAACCAGTAACACAAGGTTGGTTACGTAAGCGAAACATGATTCTTTCAACTTCGGGATAATTTTTCAGTACCCAAGGCGGTGTGATTGAATGAATTTTTTTATGTTCAATGAAAGAGCTTACGAGCGATAAGCAATAGGCAAGTTCAATTGGGTGCTCTGAAATTATTTTGGAAAGGTCAACTTGTTTGCAAATTTCATTTTCAAACTTTTGGTGAATCAGTTTTTTCAGGTCTATGGTCTCAGTTGTGTATGCTATGAAACGGAAAAAAGAGTGGAACTCCCTTTTGTCATTCAGTAGTAAATAGAAAATTTGCCTAAGCGTTTCGTCAGTCTGTTTGAACGCTGCAACTTCATCATTGAACAAATCTTTTGCCTTGATGGAATCATTTAATGGATTGTTTATGTCTTCCGATTGTAGTTTGTCGTCTTTTAATAAAGCATGATAAGGCTTTGTCGGAAATAGTAGGGGAGAAAGAAACAAAGTATCAATTATGTTTGCTGAATTTATCCCTGCATCAGTGAGTGCTTTGCCAATATACTTTATATCGTGATTAAAAATGTTGTGTCCGCAGATGAAGCGTGTTCCATTTAGAAACTGGATGAAGTCAGCAACCGAAGTTTTATGAAAAGAACTTCCATCACCTTTGACGCTTCCAATGTCAAGAATCTTTCGGCTCTTTGGTTCAATCTCGGTATCAATGAATGCAATTGACTTCACGCTAAGTTTTTCAGATTCTATTTGTTATCATTTTTAATGTTTCCACTGTCTTTTTTCGCATGTGCCCCAACGGTTGAGGCTATATGCAGTAAGGGATTGCGGGTTACATTTCTTTCCACTTACACCGAAGTTTGAGCGTGGCAGAATGCTAGATTTACCACTGAAACCCTTATTGCATATAGCCTTTGTTAGCGGTTCGTTGTTTTTTATTCTATTCATTATTTGGTAATTCAAATGGTTTATCGAAAAGAATATTTTCCATAGCGATGATTATTTGTTGTTCTATTTCTAAGTTTTTGGGTTGATTACATAAAGAAACAATTGAATATCCCTCGTCTAAATAAATTGAATTGTAAGTAGAGTAGCCGGGCCAGCTTCCACCGTGATATACAATTTTTCCTAATTTTGCATCATCATTGATTATCCAACCCATTCCGTATTCAACTTTTTCGTTGTTTAGAATTTGAGTGTTTGAAAGCATTATGTCAACTAAATTTCTGTCGAGGATACTTTTATTTAAAATTTCATTATTCCATTTCAACAAGTCTGATATTGTAGAATTTATTGTTCCGTCACCTTGAATTCCGTCTAAATAAAATACATCATTGAAATCAGAGATATTGTCTGGTAACTCAAAAATATTTTTTGCTTCGTTGTACACAATTCCATACGCGTAATTATTGATTTTCTTCGGTTTCAACCGTCTATTATACACAAATGAATTTTGCATAGTAATCGGTTTGAAAATATTTTCATCAATAAATTCAGCGAATGAAGTTCCGCTTATGATTTCAATCAATGATGCTAACAATACATAACCTGTATTTGAGTACTCCCACTTTTCATTTGGCGAAAAATGAATTTTTGGATTTACTTTTACAATTAAATCTAAAACATCTTTGTTGCAAGCTATTTTATTTTTATCCCAATTTTCATCTAATAATTGAAAATAATCAGGAAGTCCTGAAGTATGATTTAGCAGATTTCTTGTTGTAATATTTTCGTAAGGAAAATTAGGAATGAATACTCTAATATCATTGTCAATATTTTCTCGGGCAGTTTTGAAAGCAAAGAGTGCTGCATATGCCGTAAATTGTTTAGAAACGGAAGCTAACTCAAAAATTGTATTAGAGTTGATTAAGTTGTTCTGCTTACTGTTATTGGTAAAACCAAAAGAACCTTGATAAATAACTTCTTCGTTCAGTGCTACCAAAAGGTTTCCATTGAATAAATTGTTATGTCTTATGTGTTTGTCAAGTCTTTCAAAATTTGCTTTCATCTATTTAATGATGGGGGTTCTACAATGACCGCTAACGTACGAGAGTTGACGACGTTGCGGCGGCCTCATCGCCGCAATGTGCCGAAGGCCGAGCACCGCGCGGAGCCCCGCGAGCACGGAGCGGAGCGTCAACTCTCAGTTATGCGACGTTGGTTCTGCATATTATTTATGTGTATATCTACATTTAGGAAAGTTTGAGCATCCATAGAAATTACCAAATCTTCCTTTTCTTGTTACAAGTTTTCCTCCACATCTTGGACAAAATCCAGAGTTTATACTTGTTTCTATTTTCTTCAGATTTTGTTTAACTTTACTAGCATGATATCTATTATCATGGTTATGTTTGTGATTAATTTCAACAAGCAATTCATAAATTTCTTTTAGTTCTGGCTCTGTTATTGTTCTATTCTTATATGATTTAATCTTACTTATTAAATCGTGATAATGTACTACATTTGATGGCACTTCTGTCTTGATTTTTGCAGCAGATGAAAATACAACAATAGGTATGTATATAATTTTGGAAAACTTAATTAAAAAGTGTTTTAAGACATTAATATGACCGTTATTTTGCTTTATTGGATTATAGAACTTGTTTCTCATTTTATAATGTATTTGAGTCCAATAATCATTATTTTCGCCAGCAAAAATCCAACCGGAATAATTTTTCGTTTCAATAACAAAGAGACCGTACGGAGAAATTATTAAATGGTCAATTTGACAGGACCTTCCATTGATTTCTGTCATAAAATTATTAATTACTTTATATCGTGAATTATCCAAAGATAATAAAAGGATATCGGTTTTTAATTCACCTGTGAATCCTTTAATTTTTGATTTTATGAATCTTGATAATAATCCCATAAATATTTTCCATTATCTTAAGTAAGAAATTGCAAGAAAAAAATCAATATATTACGAATCAAGAACCAATGTCGCATAACGTTTTACGGCTTGGCGTTGTGGCGGTAAATTTAGCACAAAAGTTTAATAGTAGCACTAACGTTGAATACAGTACAAATGTTCAATAGTAGCACTTCACCCGCCATAACGCCAAACCGATGTTGGCAGCTGTGGTTTTTTCCGTCCGTTCGTATTTGTCTGTCGGGTTTGGTGTGTCGGCAGATTTAATTTTTTGCGAAGCGTGGAAAGATTTTTTTGTTTTTCTGTCGTGCGTTGGAAAAAGCAAGCTCTTTTGCAAACTTTGGCTTGTGTGTCGCCTTGTGCGGTTTGCAAATGTGCTTGCTTTTAGCGTTGGCTTGTCAAAACTTCATTCGTTGTATTCTTACTGCGTTTAAGATTGCCAATAATGCTACACCTACATCGGCAAAAACGGCTTCCCACATTGTAGCCAATCCACCTGCACCAAGTACCAACACAATAGCTTTTACACCGAATGCCAA
It contains:
- a CDS encoding beta-lactamase family protein translates to MKANFERLDKHIRHNNLFNGNLLVALNEEVIYQGSFGFTNNSKQNNLINSNTIFELASVSKQFTAYAALFAFKTARENIDNDIRVFIPNFPYENITTRNLLNHTSGLPDYFQLLDENWDKNKIACNKDVLDLIVKVNPKIHFSPNEKWEYSNTGYVLLASLIEIISGTSFAEFIDENIFKPITMQNSFVYNRRLKPKKINNYAYGIVYNEAKNIFELPDNISDFNDVFYLDGIQGDGTINSTISDLLKWNNEILNKSILDRNLVDIMLSNTQILNNEKVEYGMGWIINDDAKLGKIVYHGGSWPGYSTYNSIYLDEGYSIVSLCNQPKNLEIEQQIIIAMENILFDKPFELPNNE
- a CDS encoding RecQ family ATP-dependent DNA helicase; protein product: MKSIAFIDTEIEPKSRKILDIGSVKGDGSSFHKTSVADFIQFLNGTRFICGHNIFNHDIKYIGKALTDAGINSANIIDTLFLSPLLFPTKPYHALLKDDKLQSEDINNPLNDSIKAKDLFNDEVAAFKQTDETLRQIFYLLLNDKREFHSFFRFIAYTTETIDLKKLIHQKFENEICKQVDLSKIISEHPIELAYCLSLVSSFIEHKKIHSITPPWVLKNYPEVERIMFRLRNQPCVTGCEYCNNALDIHKGLKRFFGFDSFRTYGGEPLQEKAVKAAVDNKSMLAVFPTGGGKSITFQVPALMSGEAAKGLTVVISPLQSLMKDQVDNLEKIGITEAVTINGLLDPIERAKSFERVEDGSATILYISPESLRSKTIERLILGRKIVRFVIDEAHCFSSWGQDFRVDYLYIGDFIKQLQEKKNLEDGIPVSCFTATAKQKVIEDIREYFKEKLSLDLELYTSKASRTNLQYKVFEKGDEEEKYQAARDLIEEKNCPTIIYVSRTRKAYLLAERLTKDGFNAKPYHGKMDKQEKSENQDSFISGETQIMVATSAFGMGVDKKDVGMVIHYEISDSLENYIQEAGRAGRDENIVADCFVLFNEEDLSKHFILLNQTKLSIKEIQQIWKAIKDITRFRLKVSNSALEIARKAGWDDNVVEIETRVTTAIAALEDAGYLKRGQNMPRIFANSILSKNAQEAIDKINASERFEEKQKEKGIRIIKKLFSSKSRKQSSEDPAESRIDYISDHLGIVKEEVINIVNLLREEKILADAKDLTAFIKKGENKNRSLNIVESFGKIENFLLSVFEEQEKTFHVKELNEEAEQKGCDDVSPNKIKTVINFWAIKNWIKRQNLQYSKNHIAAISLHPRALLKEKLEKRHELAKFIIEFLHEKSNLNVNEDEVEKEEVLVEFSVHELKAAYENHQSLFKLEIGIDDIEDTLFYLSRIEAIKIEGGFLVVYNRLTIERVEQDNKKRYKAEDYQKLNQFYENKVQQIHIVGEYAKKMISDYKDALQFVEDYFQLNYQSFLNKYFKGSRQNEIKRNLTPAKFRQLFGELSPTQLKIINDNETKHIVVAAGPGSGKTRVLVHKLASLLLMEDVKHEQLLMVTFSRAAATEFKKRLLKLIGNAANYIEIKTFHSYCFDLLGKVGSLEKSDAILKKTIDKIKSREVEPSRITKTVLVIDEAQDMDEDEFNLINALMEQNEEMRVIAVGDDDQNIYEFRGASSKYLEQFIQVNSAAKHELVENYRSKSNLVEFTNQYVTKIHHRLKDIPIIAKQTDNGRIKLVRYQSGNLITPLVHDILTTGLTGTICVLTKTNEEALQITGLLLKNEMQARLIQTNDGFSLYNLSEVRFFFSQLNLAGDVFIISDDVWANAKRELINKFRNSTKLEVCTNIIKDFEATNPKKKYKSDLEVFIRESKLEDFFNENGETIFVSTIHKAKGKEFDNVFLMLENFNPATDEAKRQLYVAMTRAKQNLTVHLNSNFLDNLSAENLERIEDIEIYLSPKELAMHLTYKDVWLDYFVNRQHLISQLMSGDVLTLNGDECLNSHGQSVLKFSQHFLRQIESLKEKNYILKSVKVNFIVYWLKEGAEHEVKILLPELYFEKHQNEE
- a CDS encoding NERD domain-containing protein, producing MGLLSRFIKSKIKGFTGELKTDILLLSLDNSRYKVINNFMTEINGRSCQIDHLIISPYGLFVIETKNYSGWIFAGENNDYWTQIHYKMRNKFYNPIKQNNGHINVLKHFLIKFSKIIYIPIVVFSSAAKIKTEVPSNVVHYHDLISKIKSYKNRTITEPELKEIYELLVEINHKHNHDNRYHASKVKQNLKKIETSINSGFCPRCGGKLVTRKGRFGNFYGCSNFPKCRYTHK
- a CDS encoding putative toxin-antitoxin system toxin component, PIN family, which codes for MQKLILDTNVIVSALISSSIPSKILYELVLTEKVEICLSEEVLSEYVEVLNREKFSKFANFKTKAEVVLNRLQEIATFYQTDRKIEVLTDTSDNKFLELAAVSAADYLTTGNTLDFTMTEFEYTRILTPREYWDNYAPKE